GCGGAAATATGGACGTGCGGGATCTCGATCAGGGCAGCACGGTGTATCTGAACTCGTTCAACGAGGGGGGCCTCCTCTTCGTCGGCGACGTCCACGCCTCACAGAGTGACTCCGAGTACACCGGGATCGCCGTCGAGTCCATCGCTGAACTCGTCCTCAGCGTCGATATCGTCGACACGCCCGTCCCCGGCGTCTTCCGGATCGAGGACGACGACGCGATTATCCACGTCGACTCGGCCGTCAACGCGGGCAGCATCGAGGATGCGGTCAACGGCTGTTTCGAGGCGATGATGACCGAACTGGGGACCGACTACGGGGTGGGCAAGCGCGAGGCGTACGTGCAGATGAGTCTCAACCCAGCGATCACAGTTCGGCTCTACCAGTTCGTTCACCCGGGATTCGCGACGGTCGGCGTCAAACTCGATAAGACCTTCCTCGATCAGTTCACGGACACCAGAACCCCGTAATCGTTGCCTGTTGATAGCATGTGCGATTAGACGCTTAAAAGGGATTAGCCGGCTTCTTCTCGGCGCGCGCTTCAGTCGAAGCGGTCAAGTGAGCCAGAGCGCTCCTCGTTCAGGATATGGGTGTAGAACTGCGCGCACACAGCCGACAGCAGTCGATGGTATCAGTGAACGGCCGGACGCTCGTGTCCTAGCATGCACTGATCTGAGCATCACACTCCGCACCGACGGTTCGGTCGCGACCATCATCCGACGTGTGCGCTCTGGTGACGTGGCCTCGGCCGCCGGCCCTTGCATGCCGTCGCTCGACAGCAGGTCCTCAAGGACACTCCCAATCTCGATACTGACACCGAGATCGTCGCCGACTTGTGCTGTCGAGACTCATCCAAATATTAAAATAAACTGCAAACATGGTCGGCTCATGCTCGACAGAGACACTCTCCCAAGCCATTCTGACGTAGTGATCATCGGTGGCGGGATTATGGGTACTAGTACGGCGTTCTTCCTCTCTTCAGAGACGGATCTTGACGTCACGCTAGTGGAGAAGCGTGGAATCGCGACAGGGTCTACGGGTGATTCGTCTGCCATTCTCCGCCATCATTACGGAGGACAAGATATTTACAGCAGAATGGCGTGGTGGAGTCACCAGTTCTATCGGCAGTTCGAAGAACAAACAGGGGAAGTGATCGCCCACGAGGAGAACCCCTTAGTCAGGTTTGGGAACAATGACAAGGAAGGAGGCGCGTACGCCAAGGAAGGATACGAAGTTCTCTCATCTCTCGATATTCCCGTGACCAAGTACGAGAGCGAGGAACTGCCGGCTCAATATCCGATGATTGCTGACGTAGATGCGTACGATTTCGGGGTATCGGATGACACTGCCGGGTACTCAGATGGGGCGGATGCCGCAAACGGCTTTGCCCGTGCAGCACGGCAAAACGGAGCCACTGTGATTACTGGAACTAGCGTTGAATCAATCACCGTTGAGGAAGACTCCGTCGCCGGTGTTGAAACGGATGAAGGTGACGTAGCGTGCGATACAGTCGTCGTTGCAGCAGGACCGTGGACTCCTCGATTTGGAGCAGACATTGGCATTGAAATCCCGATTTCAGTGACGCGCGAGCAAATCCTCATCTTGGACCCACCGGGAGAATACAAAAACAAATACCCGTCATTGATTCCGACCACGGCCCTCCCAGGTGGCGAGTGGTATATTCGTCCTGACTTTGGCGACGGCATCTTAGTAGCAACGCATCATACCGCTGAAGAGGTCAACCCAGACTATTACGACAACAGTCCTGACGAGGATACGATCCTCGAACTTACTGAGAAACTCGGTGAGATGATCCCGGAACTACGAGACGCAGGAATTAGAGGTCAATACTGTGGCGTCTATTCATCGACCCCCGATCACGACTTCATTCTCGATCAGATCGGCCCTGACGGATGTTACTTCGCTTGTGGGTTCTCTGGCCACGGATTCAAGCAAGCTCCTGCGGTAGGGAGAATATTGACTGATCTTATCACCGAAGGCTCGACACAGTTGGTCGACGCAAGCTTCTTCTCATATGATCGATTTGAGGAATCACCCAGCGGCCATGGTCGAGCCTCGGACAACGTATAGACTCGTAATAACCAGGAAGAGACGATGCACGAAGTTAATGTAATTAAACCGAATCATTCCCTCGAACAGGTATTAGATACACACGATATAGCGACACCAACAGACCAGATCAGGGTTATTGGATTGCCTAAGCTGATATCCCAGCATGATGTCGAGATTGAACGGAAGATATTCGAAAACCGTGAAACCACACTGTCTGTTACCGTAGATCTCCTCACAGGAACGTGCGTAAAAAATGATATCTACCCCGAAATTGAGAGCCAGTCCTTCAATTCTACGTCTCTTTTGAATCCCCGAATAGATAGACAGACAGCCATGGAGACAGCACATTC
The Halomarina pelagica DNA segment above includes these coding regions:
- a CDS encoding DUF7509 family protein gives rise to the protein MEIGSVLEDLLSSDGMQGPAAEATSPERTRRMMVATEPSVRSVMLRSVHARTRASGRSLIPSTAVGCVRAVLHPYPERGALWLT
- a CDS encoding NAD(P)/FAD-dependent oxidoreductase, with amino-acid sequence MLDRDTLPSHSDVVIIGGGIMGTSTAFFLSSETDLDVTLVEKRGIATGSTGDSSAILRHHYGGQDIYSRMAWWSHQFYRQFEEQTGEVIAHEENPLVRFGNNDKEGGAYAKEGYEVLSSLDIPVTKYESEELPAQYPMIADVDAYDFGVSDDTAGYSDGADAANGFARAARQNGATVITGTSVESITVEEDSVAGVETDEGDVACDTVVVAAGPWTPRFGADIGIEIPISVTREQILILDPPGEYKNKYPSLIPTTALPGGEWYIRPDFGDGILVATHHTAEEVNPDYYDNSPDEDTILELTEKLGEMIPELRDAGIRGQYCGVYSSTPDHDFILDQIGPDGCYFACGFSGHGFKQAPAVGRILTDLITEGSTQLVDASFFSYDRFEESPSGHGRASDNV